From the genome of Spinacia oleracea cultivar Varoflay chromosome 2, BTI_SOV_V1, whole genome shotgun sequence, one region includes:
- the LOC110799485 gene encoding uncharacterized protein, translating to MGDLMKRQFNVLELSGHNFLEWTVDAQMNLKAQGLDHTIKDIMVPCTTEIKTATKQEKAKATVLIRHHLHDSLKTEYLMVENPKELWDSLKERYGHHKRVLLPKAQFDWTNLRFQDFKCVSEYNSTLFKIVSLLRYCDQAVTEDQMIEKTLSTFHANNILLQQQYRERGFKRYSELISLVLVAEQNNDLLLKNHNLRPTGSMEFNEANAVEAQTHLRQMLPIEVDVEDLTTAVEDAETTVAVVVAGVIWALEIIITKGINKEIKSTPPQKRKTHVLDVA from the coding sequence ATGGGAGATTTGATGAAAAGACAATTCAATGTGCTAGAATTGTCTGGGCACAATTTTCTGGAATGGACTGTTGATGCACAGATGAACTTAAAGGCCCAAGGACTGGATCATACCATAAAAGATATAATGGTTCCATGCACCACAGAAATCAAAACTGCCACCAAGCAGGAAAAGGCCAAAGCCACAGTCCTCATAAGGCATCATTTACATGATAGCCTGAAAACTGAATATCTGATGGTGGAGAATCCCAAAGAGTTGTGGGATAGTCTTAAAGAAAGATATGGACACCATAAAAGGGTGCTCCTGCCAAAGGCTCAATTTGACTGGACTAATCTGAGGTTCCAGGATTTTAAATGTGTTAGTGAATATAATTCCACGTTATTCAAAATTGTATCATTGCTGAGATACTGTGATCAAGCGGTCACAGAAGATCAAATGATAGAGAAAACCCTATCCACCTTTCATGCGAATAATATTCTATTGCAACAGCAATACCGAGAGAGGGGCTTTAAGAGATATTCTGAGCTGATTTCTCTAGTGTTGGTTGCTGAACAGAATAATGATCTTCTGTTAAAGAACCATAATCTTAGACCAACTGGGTCTATGGAATTCAATGAAGCGAATGCCGTTGAAGCTCAAACCCACCTGAGGCAAATGTTGCCCATAGAGGTGGACGTGGAAGATTTAACCACCGCGGTAGAGGACGCGGAAACCACCGTGGCCGTGGTCGTGGCAGGGGTTATCTGGGCCCTAGAAATAATAATCACAAAGGGCATCAACAAGGAAATCAAAAGCACACCCCCTCAAAAGAGAAAGACACATGTTTTAGATGTGGCATGA